The genomic segment GAGATTGCGCGTTCTAAAACGATAGATAAAGTAGTCTCGGTGCCTGATATCTTTTTTGTAGCCTGGGTGAAGTCTTTGATAAATTGTTTAAGTGTAGATGCATGGGCTAAGTTAGGAATCGTATTCTTTATTCTTTTACTTATATCATTTTCTCTTTTTTTCCTTTTCAAACAGATTGTGTGGAAGAAGAGTGGGTTTATAGCCGGAATTGTATTCTTGTTTCTTGTTGTCTTGAGTAACATCTTTGCTTCAGAACAAAAAAGCGAGTTGGTGAATAGAAATAAAGCTATTATTTTATCTCCCAGTGTTACAGTACGAAGTACTCCCAGTGAGAGTGGCACCAGTTTGTTTATTCTGCATGAGGGACATAAAATAGAGGTTAAGGATAATTCTATGCGCGAATGGAAAGAAATTCGTCTGGAAGATGGTAAAGTAGGATGGGTTCCTACTTCTGCAATAGAAGTGATTTAGAGATAGTTTATTGCCGAATAGTAAAGCCCGCATGGGATATAAAAGGTGTTTTTCCTGTTTATATTTCATACGGGCTTTTGAGGTATTTATAGAATGTTAAACATATAACAGAAAAATACAAGTAAATAGTTTGTTTTATCTTTTTTTTTCCTTAAGTTTATAGCGTGATAAAACAATATCCAAAGTATTAACCATTAAATTTATGAATATGAGAACGATAACATTTAATGAACTCCGTAAGATCAAAGACTCATTACCCAGCGGTAGTATGCATAGAATAGCCGATGAACTCGGACTTAACGTTGACACTGTAAGAAACTTTTTTGGTGGCCACAACTTTAAGGAAGGCAAGAGTGTTGGGATTCATTTGGAACCAGGTCCTGATGGTGGTTTAGTAATGATTGATGATACTACAGTCCTGGATCGGGCTTTGAAGATTTTAGATGAGATTGCAGGCGAAGCTGTAGAACCCGTTCGGGCTTAAGAAAAATTAAAAAGAATCCCAATTGCTGAGAAACAATTGGGATTTCTTGTTTGTTTTTATAAACAATCTAATTGGATAACTTATGGAAGATAAATTAGTAACATTAGCTATTCTGACGTATGCAAAGGCACAGATACTGAAGAATGTTCTTGAAAATGAGGGCATTGAAACTTATATTCATAATGTGAATCAAATACAGCCGGTCGTATCCTCCGGTGTGCGTGTTCGTATTAAAGAAAGTGATTTACCGCATGCTTTGAAAATTACTGAAAGTTCAGCATGGCTGTCTGAAGAGGTGGTAGGAGAAAAGGCTCCAAAAATAGAGAAGGGAAGTAATAAAGTTGTGATTCCTGTTGATTTTTCAAATTATTCATTGAAAGCGTGTGAATTTGGCTTCAATTTTGCAAAAAACATAGATGCTGAAGTTGTTTTACTCCATGTTTATTTTACACCTATTTATGCTACGTCATTACCATATGGTGATGTTTTTAACTATCAGTTGAGCGATGAAGAAAATGTAAGAAGTATATTACAAAAAGTTCATGCAGATTTAAATGTTTTGTCTGATAAGGTAAAAGTCAAAGTCGCTTCTGGGGAGTTTCCTGATGTAAAATATGTTTGTGTGTTGAGAGAAGGTATTCCGGAAGAAGAAATATTACGTTATGCCAAAGAATATCGTCCGGTGATCATTATAATGGGAACACGTGGTAAAAATCAAAAGGATATTGATTTAATTGGCAGTGTGACAGCTGAGGTCATTGAACGTAGTCGTGTGCCCGTTCTGGCTATTCCTGAAAATACGCCATTCAAACAATTTAGTGAAGTGAAGCGTGTGGCGTTTATTACAAATTTTGATCAACGGGATTTAATCGCCTTTGATTCACTAATTAATAGTTTGAAACCATTCCATTTTTCTATATCTCTAATTCATCTTACTGATGTAAGCAACACTTGGAATGAGATTAAATTAGGTGGTATTAAAGAGTATTTCCAAAAACAATATCCACAATTAGAGATTTATTATGATGTAGTAAAGAATGATGATTTATTGAATAGCTTAGATAATTATATTAAAACCAATCATATAGGTATTATTGCATTGACATCATATAAGAGAAATATATTTTCTCGTTTATTCAATCCTGGAATTGCGAGAAAGATGATATTTCATTCTGATACACCATTACTGGTAATTTGTGGGCGTTCTAATTGATTTCTATTTGCTTTGATTATAGGAGGAATTATAATTCTACAATATCATGAATGTGTTTAATATAAAATATTAACAGATGTAATATTGTATTTAACATAAAGATACATTAAAAACGTAATATTCGATAAGTAATGTGATATAAACCGTCAACATAGGCAATAATAAGCTGCATAATAGGAAAGCCATTCAATAATATGTGCAATCCGTCAAACTGATATAACCGTACAACAGATAAAGAAGACAGGAAATCAAATATTTCCATTAAGTCATGAAAGGGTATAGGACACCATTGTATAGAGTAATTCATAATGTAAAGATTTTTATACTGTCATTTTTCGTATAATAGGACAAGAAAAGAAGACGGCCGAAATATTCATTAATCGGCCGCCTTTCAGGAAAATGACTAAGGTTTTACTTAAATAAATTACGAATAGCCTTGAATATACAATAATACACAAAGCAACCAATAGGCAAAATAAGAAGCCAAATTAAAGAAGTATTCATACAATTTAATATTTATATTAAAAACAATACAAATATATAAAATTATTTATGAACACCGTCAGGAACGCCAAATGAACTAAATGCACGAGACATAGTTTTAAAAATACCTACTTTATCAGTATCATAAATAGCATTAAATAAAGACTCCTTAACTAATTTCACGCGGTCACGATAAGTTTCTGCATCATACTGATTCTGCATAGCCTGTCCATTAGCACGAACAATAGTTTCAGCAAGTTTCTCAATTTCATGCCGAGCTTGTTTTTCAGTAAGATTCTTTTGTGCATACTTCAATGCAATATCGGCAGCACCTAAAGCCAACTGTGTTCTTTGTTCATACGGCAAAAATTTAAGTTGTTGTTCACGCAACAAATTTTCAGTAACAGCAATCTTTGTTTGAGCCTGTATTTGACGAACATTCTCATTATTAACAGCAACCTGCGATGCAGAGAGATCCTTTTGAATAGAAGAGAGAACACGCTGGATAGCTACACGTTCATCATCATTCTTAGCTTCATTATAAGTCTTATACAATTCAGCAATTGCTTTACTTGCAATATACTTACCTTCAATGCGCAAATTATCGGCTTGTGCATTCTGAATATTACGTTGAGAACCTGTCATAATGGTATCAATAGCATGTCCAAGTCCTTGCATAACACCTGAATAATCAGCAGAATAGGGAGTAGCGGTAGGAGGTTGAACACCTTGTGCACTGGGAGAACCAGCAGACGGGGCAGAACCTTGTGTTCCTGATACAGAACCAGCAACACCAGCAGAACCACCATTCATCATCATATAGGGATTCAAACCAGCAGCTTCCAAACGTGCACGTTGGGCAGACGGGTCATTATACTCGTTTTGCTTATTCCACATTTCAGTCTGGTAAGCTTTATTATCCTCATACAACTTCCAAGCATTCGCCTTTTGGTCGTCATAGAATTTCCATTGGTCACCTAACTGTGTCTGATACATTTCCTTATTATAAGCAATC from the Bacteroides eggerthii genome contains:
- a CDS encoding tetratricopeptide repeat protein — its product is MMKKIISLTFGLLMTMAAWGQSSAAVDTLTPAQDSVSIGSHTEFAAAKISDDNVTKAEGDSAYMRNDYASAIQIYESLLKKGEAAEIYYNLGNSYYKADDIAKAILNYERALLLQPGNADIRANLEIARSKTIDKVVSVPDIFFVAWVKSLINCLSVDAWAKLGIVFFILLLISFSLFFLFKQIVWKKSGFIAGIVFLFLVVLSNIFASEQKSELVNRNKAIILSPSVTVRSTPSESGTSLFILHEGHKIEVKDNSMREWKEIRLEDGKVGWVPTSAIEVI
- a CDS encoding universal stress protein; this translates as MEDKLVTLAILTYAKAQILKNVLENEGIETYIHNVNQIQPVVSSGVRVRIKESDLPHALKITESSAWLSEEVVGEKAPKIEKGSNKVVIPVDFSNYSLKACEFGFNFAKNIDAEVVLLHVYFTPIYATSLPYGDVFNYQLSDEENVRSILQKVHADLNVLSDKVKVKVASGEFPDVKYVCVLREGIPEEEILRYAKEYRPVIIIMGTRGKNQKDIDLIGSVTAEVIERSRVPVLAIPENTPFKQFSEVKRVAFITNFDQRDLIAFDSLINSLKPFHFSISLIHLTDVSNTWNEIKLGGIKEYFQKQYPQLEIYYDVVKNDDLLNSLDNYIKTNHIGIIALTSYKRNIFSRLFNPGIARKMIFHSDTPLLVICGRSN